One Solanum lycopersicum chromosome 2, SLM_r2.1 genomic region harbors:
- the LOC101252349 gene encoding protein PLASTID TRANSCRIPTIONALLY ACTIVE 14 isoform X1: MVSSTILIQQPTNFFHQPELHHQLWRGLQHGCVASLQKQPILVCNSNKRNRPLRVSSSANGAVTSSTLEAYDSSPSPSAFPLFTPPSQPQDTPASQLELADPDFYKIGYVRSFRAYGIEFREGPDGYGVFASKDVEPLRRARVIMEIPLELMLTISKKLPWMFFPDIIPVGHPVFDIINSTNPETDSDLRLACLLLYAFDCKDNFWQLYGDFLPSADECTSFLLATEEDLLELQDEKLASTMREQQNRALEFWEKNWHSAVPLKIKRLAQDPERFIWAMSIAQSRCISMQTRIGSLVQEANMLVPYADMMNHSFQPNCFFHWRFKDRMLEVMINAGQKIRKGDEMTVNYMAGQKNDLFMQRYGFSSPVNPWDVIHFTGDAKIHLDTFLSVFNISGLPGEYYHNTGKLSNDGDRFVDGAIIAAARTLPTWSDGDLPPIPSLERKAVKELQEECHQMLAEFPTTSDEDQKILDSMPECRRTFEAAIKYRLHRKLLIEKVIQALDIYQDRILF, translated from the exons ATGGTTTCTTCCACCATTCTAATTCAGCAACCGACGAACTTCTTCCACCAGCCAGAGCTTCACCATCAG CTATGGAGAGGTCTGCAGCATGGATGTGTTGCATCATTGCAGAAACAACCTATTTTGGTATGTAATAGTAACAAGAGAAACAGACCTTTGAGAGTTTCTTCAAGTGCTAATGGTGCTGTTACTTCTTCCACTTTGGAGGCCTATGATTCTTCTCCGTCTCCTTCTGCATTTCCTCTTTTTACACCCCCTTCTCAACCCCAAGATACTCCCGCTTCTCAG TTGGAACTGGCAGATCCTGATTTCTACAAAATAGGATATGTTAGAAGTTTTCGAGCCTACGGGATTGAATTCAGGGAGGGACCAGATGGGTATGGAGTGTTTGCTTCCAAAGACGTGGAACCTCTCCGTCGAGCTAGG GTAATAATGGAAATTCCTTTAGAACTTATGTTAACCATAAGCAAAAAGCTTCCTTGGATGTTTTTTCCAGATATTATACCTGTAGGACATCCAGTATTCGACATTATCAATTCAACCAATCCCGAG ACAGATTCGGACTTGAGGTTGGCGTGCCTTCTTTTATATGCTTTTGATTGCAAGGACAACTTTTGGCAGCTATACGGAGACTTCTTGCCTAGTGCTGATGAATGCACTAGCTTTCTTCTAGCTACCGAG GAGGATCTTTTGGAGTTGCAAGACGAGAAGCTTGCTTCTACCATGAGAGAACAGCAAAATCGAGCACTTGAGTTTTGGGAGAAAAACTGG CATTCTGCAGTACCTCTCAAAATTAAGCGTCTTGCTCAGGATCCTGAGAGATTTATTTGGGCAATGAGTATAGCACAATCTCGATGCATCAGCATGCAAACAAGAATTGGTTCACTGGTTCAAGAAGCAAATATGTTGGTACCTTATGCTG ACATGATGAATCATTCTTTTCAGCCAAATTGCTTTTTCCATTGGCGCTTCAAGGACCGCATGCTGGAGGTGATGATAAATGCAGgacaaaaaattagaaaaggaGATGAG ATGACTGTTAATTACATGGCTGGACAGAAGAATGACTTATTTATGCAGAGATATGGTTTCTCATCGCCTGTG AATCCTTGGGATGTCATTCATTTCACCGGAGATGCCAAAATTCATCTAGACACCTTTTTATCGGTCTTTAACATATCTGGCCTCCCTGGAGAATATTACCACAACA CAGGTAAGCTATCAAATGATGGAGACAGATTCGTCGATGGAGCAATAATAGCAGCCGCAAGAACGTTGCCCACTTGGTCAGATGGAGATCTCCCTCCAATTCCAAGTCTAGAGAGGAAAGCAGTGAAGGAGCTGCAAGAAGAATGCCACCAGATGCTTGCAGAATTTCCCACAACTTCTGACGAAGACCAGAAAATCCTAG ATTCGATGCCTGAATGCAGGAGAACATTCGAAGCAGCAATAAA GTATAGATTACATCGGAAATTACTGATAGAGAAGGTTATACAGGCCTTGGACATTTACCAAGACAGGATTCTGTTCTAA
- the LOC101252349 gene encoding protein PLASTID TRANSCRIPTIONALLY ACTIVE 14 isoform X2, producing MVSSTILIQQPTNFFHQPELHHQLWRGLQHGCVASLQKQPILVCNSNKRNRPLRVSSSANGAVTSSTLEAYDSSPSPSAFPLFTPPSQPQDTPASQLELADPDFYKIGYVRSFRAYGIEFREGPDGYGVFASKDVEPLRRARVIMEIPLELMLTISKKLPWMFFPDIIPVGHPVFDIINSTNPETDSDLRLACLLLYAFDCKDNFWQLYGDFLPSADECTSFLLATEEDLLELQDEKLASTMREQQNRALEFWEKNWHSAVPLKIKRLAQDPERFIWAMSIAQSRCISMQTRIGSLVQEANMLVPYADMMNHSFQPNCFFHWRFKDRMLEVMINAGQKIRKGDEMTVNYMAGQKNDLFMQRYGFSSPVNPWDVIHFTGDAKIHLDTFLSVFNISGLPGEYYHNSKLSNDGDRFVDGAIIAAARTLPTWSDGDLPPIPSLERKAVKELQEECHQMLAEFPTTSDEDQKILDSMPECRRTFEAAIKYRLHRKLLIEKVIQALDIYQDRILF from the exons ATGGTTTCTTCCACCATTCTAATTCAGCAACCGACGAACTTCTTCCACCAGCCAGAGCTTCACCATCAG CTATGGAGAGGTCTGCAGCATGGATGTGTTGCATCATTGCAGAAACAACCTATTTTGGTATGTAATAGTAACAAGAGAAACAGACCTTTGAGAGTTTCTTCAAGTGCTAATGGTGCTGTTACTTCTTCCACTTTGGAGGCCTATGATTCTTCTCCGTCTCCTTCTGCATTTCCTCTTTTTACACCCCCTTCTCAACCCCAAGATACTCCCGCTTCTCAG TTGGAACTGGCAGATCCTGATTTCTACAAAATAGGATATGTTAGAAGTTTTCGAGCCTACGGGATTGAATTCAGGGAGGGACCAGATGGGTATGGAGTGTTTGCTTCCAAAGACGTGGAACCTCTCCGTCGAGCTAGG GTAATAATGGAAATTCCTTTAGAACTTATGTTAACCATAAGCAAAAAGCTTCCTTGGATGTTTTTTCCAGATATTATACCTGTAGGACATCCAGTATTCGACATTATCAATTCAACCAATCCCGAG ACAGATTCGGACTTGAGGTTGGCGTGCCTTCTTTTATATGCTTTTGATTGCAAGGACAACTTTTGGCAGCTATACGGAGACTTCTTGCCTAGTGCTGATGAATGCACTAGCTTTCTTCTAGCTACCGAG GAGGATCTTTTGGAGTTGCAAGACGAGAAGCTTGCTTCTACCATGAGAGAACAGCAAAATCGAGCACTTGAGTTTTGGGAGAAAAACTGG CATTCTGCAGTACCTCTCAAAATTAAGCGTCTTGCTCAGGATCCTGAGAGATTTATTTGGGCAATGAGTATAGCACAATCTCGATGCATCAGCATGCAAACAAGAATTGGTTCACTGGTTCAAGAAGCAAATATGTTGGTACCTTATGCTG ACATGATGAATCATTCTTTTCAGCCAAATTGCTTTTTCCATTGGCGCTTCAAGGACCGCATGCTGGAGGTGATGATAAATGCAGgacaaaaaattagaaaaggaGATGAG ATGACTGTTAATTACATGGCTGGACAGAAGAATGACTTATTTATGCAGAGATATGGTTTCTCATCGCCTGTG AATCCTTGGGATGTCATTCATTTCACCGGAGATGCCAAAATTCATCTAGACACCTTTTTATCGGTCTTTAACATATCTGGCCTCCCTGGAGAATATTACCACAACA GTAAGCTATCAAATGATGGAGACAGATTCGTCGATGGAGCAATAATAGCAGCCGCAAGAACGTTGCCCACTTGGTCAGATGGAGATCTCCCTCCAATTCCAAGTCTAGAGAGGAAAGCAGTGAAGGAGCTGCAAGAAGAATGCCACCAGATGCTTGCAGAATTTCCCACAACTTCTGACGAAGACCAGAAAATCCTAG ATTCGATGCCTGAATGCAGGAGAACATTCGAAGCAGCAATAAA GTATAGATTACATCGGAAATTACTGATAGAGAAGGTTATACAGGCCTTGGACATTTACCAAGACAGGATTCTGTTCTAA